In Astatotilapia calliptera chromosome 23, fAstCal1.2, whole genome shotgun sequence, a genomic segment contains:
- the iqcb1 gene encoding IQ calmodulin-binding motif-containing protein 1, with translation MEVKKKPEEEENELVLELKGQLENEHLTPVEKLRLLNDSLNNALNSAAVHVNSGELTRLKSQLYLSGVLIHCVRVLSLHPSSLWGDLSAAATLAHLTSSCCVGVEPGPHSETFHRLFLPSVVDALLSLAAQLVNRTENVSLLRKVMDSVGWLLAAHTHLTEKVLSSIHYEQIQVCDDVTVSLLCVQMWIQTCTANSDFLSGLSDDSILLLLNEAIGQLALSSDSTVGGASLRLILLMASQLGRCLRPLLLSFRGLDSLLHKDWRGRGFDRGIDQLIALIQSEKDVVSQTQGSSEHVRAACVIQAAWRSYKTRRRVKSLNRAISVLQRKYRARRREQQQQKEAQLWEEELKYQVCVRRQQARRRFHQKQRQLLQLLPADQVQSYLQECENRAAVVIQSFWRGFRERRHYSSTQRHMLRRERAVRMLQRGVRRFLHKRRAAKVPPLTPFWIGQKGLTDSRRAELKQQVDEHIATHQSFRVSPEECSCLHEEVQLLLLSVLQTGAQQRMEEQRVEALLAHVHTQLELLRDAPPLSVVTETDADTFLSPSGPVAARARDAHNAMLQASRLPWWRMLGDTDAGPVDPLGSTHLPELEEELGGLYIGGTVADKKQTQVDEVKL, from the exons ATGGAGGTGAAGAAGAAGCCCgaggaagaggagaatgagCTGGTGTTGGAGCTGAAGGGGCAGCTGGAGAATGAACACCTGACCCCGGTGGAAAAACTCAGACTGCTGAATGATAGCTTAAACA ATGCTCTGAACTCGGCAGCTGTCCACGTGAACAGTGGCGAGCTGACTCGGCTGAAGTCTCAGCTGTATCTGAGCGGCGTGCTGATCCACTGCGTCCGTGTTCTGTCTCTGCATCCCAGCAGCCTGTGGGGCGACCTGAGTGCCGCTGCTACACTGGCCCACCTCACCAG ctccTGCTGTGTGGGGGTGGAGCCTGGCCCACACTCTGAGACCTTTCATCGGCTCTTCCTGCCGTCAGTCGTGGATGCTCTGCTGTCATTGGCTGCTCAGCTGGTGAACCGAACGGAG aatgtGTCTCTCCTCAGGAAGGTGATGGACTCTGTCGGCTGGCTGCTCGCCGCTCACACTCACCTCACAGAGAAAG tcCTCAGCTCCATCCACTATGAGCAGATCCAGGtgtgtgatgatgtcactgtgTCTCTGCTCTGTGTCCAGATGTGGATTCAAACCTGCACGGCCAACAG CGACTTCCTGTCTGGGTTGAGTGACGATTCCATACTTCTGCTGCTCAACGAGGCCATTGGCCAATTAGCTCTCAGTTCTGACTCTACGGTGGGAGGGGCCTCCCTCAGATTGATCCTTCTTATGGCCAGTCAGCTGGGCCGCTGCCTCCGGCCCCTCCTCCTCAGCTTCAGAG GTCTGGACAGCCTGCTGCACAAAGACTGGAGGGGGCGGGGCTTCGACCGGGGcattgatcagctgatcgctCTTATCCAATCAGAGAAGGATGTCGTTAGTCAAACACAG GGGAGTAGTGAGCATGTGCGGGCGGCATGTGTGATCCAAGCAGCCTGGAGGTCGTATAAAACCAGACGCAGAGTGAAGAGTCTCAACAGAGCCATCAGTGTCCTGCAGAGGAAGTACAG ggcTCGGAGaagggagcagcagcagcagaaggagGCGCAGCTGTGGGAGGAGGAGCTCAAGTATCAG gtgtgtgtgagaCGTCAGCAGGCAAGGAGGAGGTTCCACCAGAAACAGagacagctgctgcagctgcttccagcag aCCAGGTGCAGTCATACCTGCAGGAGTGCGAGAATCGAGCCGCTGTGGTGATCCAGAGCTTCTGGCGAGGCTTCAGAGAGAGACGACACTACAGCAGCACGCAGCGGCACATGCTCAGACGAGAGCGAGCTGTCAGGATGCTGCAGAGaggg GTGCGTCGCTTTCTACACAAACGACGAGCAGCAAAAGTCCCGCCCCTCACTCCTTTCTGGATTGGTCAGAAAGGTTTGACAGACAGCCGGAGGGCGGAGCtaaagcagcaggtggatgagcaCATCGCTACACATCAG TCGTTCCGTGTCTCTCCTGAGGAGTGTTCCTGCCTCCATGAGGaggtgcagctgctgctgctgtcagtgctgcagacaGGAGCTCAGCAGAGGATGGAGGAGCAGCGGGTAGAGGCACTGCTGGCTCACGTGCACACACAGCTGGAGCTGCTCCGAG ATGCTCCGCCCCTCTCTGTTGTCACAGAGACAGATGCTGACACCTTCCTGAGCCCGTCGGGTCCCGTCGCTGCTCGTGCCCGTGACGCCCACAACGCCATGCTCCAGGCGAGCCGGCTACCCTGGTGGAGGATGCTGGGAGACACGGACGCAGGTCCTGTGGATCCATTGGGCTCTACCCACCTGCCTGAGCTGGAGGAAGAGCTGGGAGGACTGTACATAGGAGGGACAGTGGCGGACAAGAAACAGACTCAGGTGGACGAAGTCAAACTGTAA